The Streptomyces sp. NBC_01268 genome segment GCCCGGACGGCTCCCTCCTCGCCCGCTACGACAAGCGGCACCTGTACGGGGTGGAGGCGGAGGTCTTCGCGCCGGGCACCGCCGACGGGCGATTCGCGCTCGACGGCGTCCGGTTCGCGACCGCGACCTGCTACGACAACCGCTTCCCGGAGCTCGCCGAGCGGGCCGCCGCGGACGGCTGCGCGGTCTATCTGGCGAGTTCGGTGCTCGGCGCGGACAACGACTCGTTCGAGACGGTCTATCCCGCGCGGGCCCGGGACTTCGGCCTGTACGTGGTCCTGGGCAACGTGCTCGGCGCCAACGAGGACGGGGTCGGCGCCGGACTCGCCGGGGCCTGGGCCCCGGACGGACGCCGGATCGCCGACGCGGGCGGCGAGGAGCCGGGGTACGCGCTGGCGGAGGTCCCGGACGGCCGGTGACGGGGAAGGGCCGCCGGCGCCCCGCACGCGGAAGTGCCGGACGGCCGGTGGGTGCGTCCACGGCCGTCCGGCGGGGGAAGCCGCCGCGGAACCCCCGGTCCGCGACGGCGCCCCGGCCCCTTACGGGGCGCTCAGGCCCAGCGTGTACGCGCCGGAGCCGCTGTAGGCGTGGACCACATAGCGGTAGTAGCCCGCGGTGCCGTAGTACGAGGTGTCCTCATCGGCGCCGGCCGTGCCGCCGACCGCGACGTCCGCCCAGGCCGACCCGTTCCACTTCTGCAGGTACAGGTCGAAGTCGGTGCCCGCCGGGCCGCGCAGGCAGCCCACGTGGGTGCCGGCGGTGGCCGAGTAGTAGTACGAGCCGTCCGGCTGGGCCTGGGCCTGGCCCGAGGCGAGGGTGCCCTGGTAGGTGTACTCGGTGTCGTCGCAGCCGGTGGGCGGCGTCGTGGAGCCGACCGTCAGCTGGTAGGTCACCGTGTGGGTGGCCGAGCCGGTGCCGGTGACGGTGATCGCGTAGGAGCCGTTGGGCGTACCGGCCGCGGTCTGCACGGTCATCGTCGAGGAGCCGCCCGAGGTCACCGAGGACGGGCTGAAGGAGACCGTGGTCCCGCTCGGGGCGCCGCTCGCGGAGAGCTGCACGGTCTGCGCGCTGCCGCCGGTGGTGCTCGTGCTCACCGTGGAGGTGGCCGAGGCGCCCGGCTGGACCGAGCCGGAGGTCGGGTTCAGGGCCAGCGAGAAGTCCGGCGTGGTGGTGCCGCCGCAGTCGGTCTCACCGGACTGGGCGGGGACGCCGATCGCGTTCCAGGCCGCCTTCACCGCGTTGCACTCGGCGCTGCCGTAGGTGTTCTTGGCGCTGGAGAGGGTCGCCTTGCGGGCGGCGAGGTGGTTCCAGGACGAGGTCTTCATCAGCAGGGCGCCCATGAAGATCTTGCCGGCCTTCTGGATGCCGACGCCGGTCACCGAGGAGGGACCGCCGGAACATATGGGGCTGCTGGGCTTGCCGCCGCCCGGGTTCGAGCCCTCGGCGAGCAGGTAGAACCAGTGGTTCTGCGGACCGGCCGCCGCGTGCACCTCGGTGCCCGAGGTCAACTGGGGGTAGCAGTTGGGGTCGTTGCCGACGAGCGAGGGGTTGTACATGTTCCGGATCGGCTTGCCGTCGCCGAAGAAGTTGACCTTCTCGCCGACCGTGTAGTCCGGGGTGTCGTTCGGGTTGTTGGCATAGTGCTCGGTGAGGGCGCCGAAGATGTCGCCGGTGGACTCGTTCATCCCGCCGTTCTCGTTGGACGAGCCGGAGCTGCCCGGAGTGCGGTCGAAGATCTCGTGGCCGTACTCGTGGGCCACGACGTCGATGCCGGTGAGCTGGTTGGAGCCGGTCTGGGCCCGCCCGTAGGTCGTCTTCGTGCCGTCGTAGTACGCGTTGACCTCGGAGAGTCCGGCGCGGGCCGGGACCATGCCGCCCTGGCCGTTCTGCCCGTTGTAGCCGAACCACTCCTTGAGCATGGAGTGTTCCTTCTGCGCCGCGTACATGATGTCGACGCAGGCGGTCACCAGGTCGTTGGCGCCGTTGTTGCCCCACGGCGAGGAGCCCGTGTAGGCGCTGCCGTTCTGGCCACCGCACTTGAAGCCGCCGCGGCTGGTGTCGGTCATGGAGCTCGCGGCGGTGTCGATGGTGACGTTGCCGTTGTGGTAGCCGCGCCCGTCGGCGTGCAGGATCTTGTCGGTGGCGCGGGCCACGGCCCCGGTGCGGGCGTCGACGTAGGTGTCGAGCGAGCTCGGCAGGCCCTTGGCGGTGCGGCCGACGACCAGGGTGTGCCAGGTGAGGACCGGCTTGTCGCCCTTGAGGAGCACGGTGAGCTCGGGGGTGCTCGCGCTCTCGACCTCGGCGAGCCGGCCGCGGGCGGTGGCCAGCGCGGCGGCGGAGCTCACGGTGGCCTTGGTGGAGAGGCGGATGGCCGGAGCGGGCGCCGAGGTGACGTCACGGACCTTGCCGGCGCTGTCGGAGAGGACCACGGCGTCGCCGCCGGCCACCGGGAGCCCCTTGTAGGTGCGCTGGTAGGTGGCGTAGTAGAGACCGCCCGTCCAAGGGGTGACGGCGGTGCGGACGAGCTCCTCGTCCGCACCGTGGCGCAGGCCGTCGAGCCCGCTGTCGGCGGCCTTGTCGGCGGCGGCCAGCGCGAGGGACTTGCCGTGCCCGGGCGGTACGGGCTGCGGCGCCGGCGTCACGGCGGAGGCGGTGCTCGCGAGGGTGCCCGCGAGGCTCGCCGTCAGCGCGAGCGCTGCCACGGCCGCCGAGAGTCTGGTGGGTTGCACGTCTGCTCCGATCAAGGGTGGGGGGGAGACGGTGGGTCGTCGCGCCGAGTATGTGCGTGGACATGGCAAGTCGGGGACATCTCACCCGTCATAAGACCCGCGTTATGGATCGGAGCCGCAGAACCCTGCCGTCCGCCCTCGTGCGCTGCGTACGCTGCTGAAATGCAGTTGGAGTTGAGGCATCTCGAAGCCGTCTGCCGGATAGCGGAAGCGGGCAGTCTGGGGCGCGCGGCGGTCCGGCTCGGCGTCTCGCAGCCCGCGCTCTCGGCACAGTTGCGGCGGATCGAACGGGCCGCGGGCGGCGAGCTGTTCTTCCGCGGCCGGCACGGGGTGGACCCCACCCCGCTGGGCGAGTTCGTGCTGTCCAAGGCGCGCCGGGTGCTCGGCGAGATGGACGCGCTCGCGGCAGGCGCCCGGGCCGCCGAGCCGCATCCGACGCTCCGGCTCGGGTGCATCCTGCTGGTCCTGGTGGACGGCCTGCTCGGGCGCCTCGACCAGGAGATGGAGGGCCAGGAGATCGCGGTCAGCATCGAGCACTCGGTGACCACGCTCAGCCGCCTGCTCGGCGCCGGCCAGTACGACGCCATCGTCTACGGGGAGTGCAACGACCACGAGGTGCCGCTCCCCGAGGGCACGGCGGCCCGCACCCTGATCCCGAAGGAACCGTTCTGCGTGCGCATGTCCGCGGCCCATCCGCTGGCCTCGCGGGAGCGGGTGGAGCTCGCGGACCTGGCGGGCGAGACCTGGATGACGCTGGTGGAGGACGACGACGGCGGCCCGGAGGCGCTGGTCGCGGCCTGCCAGAAGGCCGGGTTCACGCCGGCGCTGCGCTACCGGATCGCGGACCGCAAGATGCACTACGACCTGATCGCGGCCGGCCGCGCGATCTCGGTGAGCCAGCCGACGGCGCCGCCCGCCGAGGGGACCGTGCTGCGTCCCCTGGCCGGCGACCCGATCACGGGCCGCATCCGGCTCGCCTGGAACCGGGCCGCGGTCTCCGAGCGCCGGGCCGGACTGCTGTACCGCGCGGCGGGGCTCGCCTATCTGGCGAACGTCCCCAACAACGCCTTCCACCGGACCTGGTGGGAGTCCCGTCCGGAGCTGCACCCGGTGCTGGAGCCGGTGGCGCCGGACTGACCCCCGGGGCACACCCGCCGGGCGGGCGGATGTAGGGCATCGGGTGCCGGGCGGCGAGCGACGGGTGACAGGCGGCGGGTGACGGGTGACGGGCGGCGGTCCCGCCTCGCGGCGGCTCAGGCGCCGGAGGCGGCCCCCGTGGCGGGCCGGCGGCCGTCGGCGTCGACGGCCGCGTCGGTGCCGTCGGCGTCCCCGTCGCCGGTCTCGCCGTTCAGGTCGCGGGCCATCAGGGTGGCTCCGGCGACCGCGCCCGGCATCAGCAGGACGGCGACGAAGGGGACGAGGAAGGCGAGGGTGAGGGGGACGCCGAAGCCGAGGACGGCCATCCGGCGGCCGCGCAACAGGCCCAGCCGCTCCTTGAGTTCGATCCCCCGGCGCTGGAGCGCGACCGCGGTCAGCTCCTCGGTGAGGAAGAAGCCCGAGACGCAGAAGCCGATCGCGGGGACGACCGTCTGGCCGGCCACCGGGATGAACCCGGCCGCGAAGAGCAGGACGCCGTAGAGCGCCACCCGGAGCAGGACCCGCAGGCTGTCGCGGGCCGAGATCCACAGGTCCTTCCAGAGCGGCAGCCCGGACTCGGGCACGTCGCCGCCCTGGCTGCGGTCGACCTCCTCGGACAGCGACTCGTAGAAGGGCTGGCCGATCAGGAGCGTGACGGCGGTGAAGGTGATCACGGCGAGGAAGAGGCCCATCGCGAAGACCAGGAAGGTCAGCGTGCCGCGGAGGACGCCCTGCCACGGCGAGCCCCAGTCGTCGGCGAACGGGGTGGCCCAGGCCGTCAGGTCGTCGGCGCCGTAGAAGAGGCCGATGAGCGCCCCCACGTAGAGGACGAAGGTCACGAGCCCGGGCAGCAGCCCGAACCCGAACCACCGTCCGTGCCGGCCGACCCACTTCTGACCTTGCAGCAGGTAACCGAATCCCGCCCCGAAATCGCGCATGGTGATCACCCTAACGGCGGTCGGCCCGACGCCCTCTTGTTGTTCCCGAGTTGAGACGGTAGACCCCTCCGTAATGATCATCGGGCCCAGTCGCGGAGGTTCGCACGCATGGCACGACCCCGTTCCGTTCTGATCACCACGACCTGCGCCGCGCTCGGAGCGCTGGTCCTCACCTCGCTCCCGGCGAGCGCCGCGCCCCCGGGCCCGGCGGGGACGCCGGGACCCACGACCCGTCCGTTACGGGAGGGCGGCGGGCCGGAGTCCGCCGCCGCGCGGCTGCCCCGGGCGCTCGGCGCCCCCGACCTGACCACGGCGGTCCGCCCCGGCACCGGCTATCCGCGCCGCACGCCCCTGACCGTGCCGCCGGTGGACCCGGCCGACCGGTCGCTCAAGCTGGGGCTCGCCCCGTACCACGCGCTCGCTCCGCGCCTCAACGCCCTCCAGCGGCTCGGCGACCGGGTGAGCGTCGAGGTCGCCGGGCGGTCGGCCGGCGGGCACGAGCTGTACCTGGTCACCGTCACCGCGCCGGAGTCCGCCGGGCAGACCCGCGAGCAGGAACGGATGCGCGAGCGGATCGAGAACGCGCCCGCGGCCGCCGCCGGGGACCCGCGGATCAAAGCGGCCTACAAGACGCCGGTGTTCATCAACAACAACATCCACGGCAACGAGTGGGAGGGCACGGACGCGGCCCTGAAGCTGATCGAGGAGCTGGCCACCGCCACCGACCGCAAGACCGCAGGACTGCTCGCGCGCACCCGGGTCTACCTCAACGTGACGGCCAATCCGGACGGCCGGATCGCCGGCACCCGCGCCAACGCCGACGGCTTCGACCTCAACCGCGACTTCGTCACCGCCTCCCAGCCGGAGGCACGGGCGATCCGCCGGATCGCCATCGACAAGCAGCCGGCCGTGATGCTGGACCTGCACGGCTACGTCAACGGCACCCTGATCGAGCCGACCACCCCGCCGCACGGCGAGAACTACGAGTACGACCTGTTCCTGAAGAACTCCTACGCCAACGCGCTCGGCATGGAGAAGGCCGTCAACGGGCTCGGCTACACCCCGGCGAAGGACGGCGTGGAGCCGGCGGTCATCCCGTTCCGCGACATGCCGGAGGGCTGGGACGACTGGCCGCCGATCTTCACCCCGCAGTACATGCCGTTCCAGGGCGCGGTGGCCGCCCACACCATCGAGTTCCCGATGGCGGTGAACAACGAGGAGTACGACACGCTGCCGGTGCCGGAGCTGCGCCGCCGCTCGGCCGTCAACGTGGCCGTCGCGGGCGCGGCGATGCGGGCCGCCCTCGGCTACACGGACGCGCACCGCGCCTCGGTGCTCGCGGACCAGATCGAGACCTTCCGGCGGGGCGCGGCGGGCGAGCCGCAGCGGCCGGTGTCGGAGAAGACGGTGCCGGGAGTGCCGGGGATCGGCCCCGAGGACGTGTACACGACGTCCTTCCCGCGGGCGTACGTGATCCCGGCGGGCCGCTCCCAGAGGTCGGCGGTCGCGGCGGCGCGGCTCGTGGACCATCTGCTCGCCAACGACGTGCGGGTCGGGCGGGCGGCGGACGGCTCGTACGTGGTGGACCTGCGCCAGCCCAAGCGGGGCATCGCGAACGTGATCCTGGCGGACGGCCGGGACATCAGCGCGGACGTGTCGACGATGTACGACATCTCGGGGTGGAGCCTGGGCCTGCTGTGGGGCGCGACGGTGCGGAAGGTGGAGCGCGGCCCGGTGCCGTCCGTGGTGCGGCAGGTGCACGCGGCGGCGCCGACCGGCTCCGTCGCGCCGTACGGGGACCTGCTGCTGCGGCTCGACGACCCCGAGGAGCTGGTGGCGGTGAACGCCCTGCTCGCGCGCGGGGTCGCGGTGCGCCGGACGGAGAGCGGGGCGGCGGTCGTGCCGGGTTCGGCGCGGAAGGCCGCCCGGGAACTCGCCGGGCGGTACGGGGTGGAGTTCCGGGCCACGAAGGAGCGGGGTTCGGCGCCGCTGCTCCGCACCCGGGTGGTGGCCTCGGCGTCGGCGGGCGAGCTGTTCGCGCTGCGGGAGATGGGCTTCGAGGTGGTGCCGGTCTCGGCGGAGCGTCTGAACGGGGGCTTCCGCTGGGCGGCCGGGGACGTGCTGTACGTGTCGCGCGGCCTCGACTGGGCCGAGCTGTCCCCGGCGGCCCGGGCGGCGCTGCGGGCGGGCCGGGCGGGCGTGGTTGCCGTCGGCGCGGAGGGCGCCGCGTTCAATGCGGCGGCGGGGCTGCTGAGGGCCACCGCCGTCGCGGGCGGCCCGGACGCGAACGGGGTGGTGCGGGTCCGCGCCGCGGGCTCCCCGCTGACCGCGGGTGCTCCGGGGCACGCCTTCGTCTACGCGCCGCTGTGGTTCACGGGGCTGGGGGCGGGGGTGCGGACGGATCTGGCGTACGCGCCGGCGGCGCCGCTGGTCTCGGGCCACTGGCGGGCCGGGGCGGACGGCCGGGGCGGTCCGGCGGACGCGGCCGGGCGGGCCGCGGTGGTCAGCGGCCGGGCCGGATACGGCGTCCCGGTGGTGCTGATCGGCACGGAACCGCTGTTCCGGGACCACCCGAAGGGCTCGTTCGCCCTGGTGGGACGGGCCCTGCTGACCCGCTGACGGGCGCGCGCGGGCATGACGCGAAGGAGGGGCCGCACCTCGGTCGGTCGGGGTGCGGCCCCCTTCTACGGTATCCCGTGATCAGACCGCGAGCTCCACCGTGATGTTGCCGCGGGTCGCCTTGGAGTACGGGCAGACCTGGTGGGCCTTCTCGATCAGGCTCTTGGCGGTCTCGGCGTCCACGTTCGGAAGGGTCGCCGAGATCTTCACGATGATGCCGAAGCCCTCGTCGTTCTTGCCGATGCCGACCTCGGCGGTGACCGTCGAGCCGGACACGTCGGCGTTCTCGTTGCGGGCGACGACGCCCAGCGCACCCTGGAAGCAGGCGCTGTACCCGGCGGCGAAGAGCTGCTCGGGGTTGGTGCCGGCACCGGAGCCGCCCATGGCCTTCGGCGGGTTCACGACGACGTCGAGCTGCCCGTCGTCGGTGGCGACCCGGCCGTCGCGGCCGTTCTCGGCGGTCGCGACGGCGGTGTACAGGACGTCGGAGTGCTGGATCGACATGCTGATGTCTTCCTTCTTCGTTCGCCGCGACTCGCGCCCACGATCGCGACGGCTGAGGGAAG includes the following:
- a CDS encoding carbon-nitrogen hydrolase family protein; translation: MIVAATQFAPVAGDIAANVRTVAGLVRAAGAEGARVVVFAELALTGYEPSLIRDTPGLVLTEDDPRLAPVREACREASAAAVVNGPVRTPSGRPAITTLVIGPDGSLLARYDKRHLYGVEAEVFAPGTADGRFALDGVRFATATCYDNRFPELAERAAADGCAVYLASSVLGADNDSFETVYPARARDFGLYVVLGNVLGANEDGVGAGLAGAWAPDGRRIADAGGEEPGYALAEVPDGR
- a CDS encoding M4 family metallopeptidase, with the translated sequence MQPTRLSAAVAALALTASLAGTLASTASAVTPAPQPVPPGHGKSLALAAADKAADSGLDGLRHGADEELVRTAVTPWTGGLYYATYQRTYKGLPVAGGDAVVLSDSAGKVRDVTSAPAPAIRLSTKATVSSAAALATARGRLAEVESASTPELTVLLKGDKPVLTWHTLVVGRTAKGLPSSLDTYVDARTGAVARATDKILHADGRGYHNGNVTIDTAASSMTDTSRGGFKCGGQNGSAYTGSSPWGNNGANDLVTACVDIMYAAQKEHSMLKEWFGYNGQNGQGGMVPARAGLSEVNAYYDGTKTTYGRAQTGSNQLTGIDVVAHEYGHEIFDRTPGSSGSSNENGGMNESTGDIFGALTEHYANNPNDTPDYTVGEKVNFFGDGKPIRNMYNPSLVGNDPNCYPQLTSGTEVHAAAGPQNHWFYLLAEGSNPGGGKPSSPICSGGPSSVTGVGIQKAGKIFMGALLMKTSSWNHLAARKATLSSAKNTYGSAECNAVKAAWNAIGVPAQSGETDCGGTTTPDFSLALNPTSGSVQPGASATSTVSTSTTGGSAQTVQLSASGAPSGTTVSFSPSSVTSGGSSTMTVQTAAGTPNGSYAITVTGTGSATHTVTYQLTVGSTTPPTGCDDTEYTYQGTLASGQAQAQPDGSYYYSATAGTHVGCLRGPAGTDFDLYLQKWNGSAWADVAVGGTAGADEDTSYYGTAGYYRYVVHAYSGSGAYTLGLSAP
- a CDS encoding LysR family transcriptional regulator, producing the protein MQLELRHLEAVCRIAEAGSLGRAAVRLGVSQPALSAQLRRIERAAGGELFFRGRHGVDPTPLGEFVLSKARRVLGEMDALAAGARAAEPHPTLRLGCILLVLVDGLLGRLDQEMEGQEIAVSIEHSVTTLSRLLGAGQYDAIVYGECNDHEVPLPEGTAARTLIPKEPFCVRMSAAHPLASRERVELADLAGETWMTLVEDDDGGPEALVAACQKAGFTPALRYRIADRKMHYDLIAAGRAISVSQPTAPPAEGTVLRPLAGDPITGRIRLAWNRAAVSERRAGLLYRAAGLAYLANVPNNAFHRTWWESRPELHPVLEPVAPD
- a CDS encoding EI24 domain-containing protein; protein product: MRDFGAGFGYLLQGQKWVGRHGRWFGFGLLPGLVTFVLYVGALIGLFYGADDLTAWATPFADDWGSPWQGVLRGTLTFLVFAMGLFLAVITFTAVTLLIGQPFYESLSEEVDRSQGGDVPESGLPLWKDLWISARDSLRVLLRVALYGVLLFAAGFIPVAGQTVVPAIGFCVSGFFLTEELTAVALQRRGIELKERLGLLRGRRMAVLGFGVPLTLAFLVPFVAVLLMPGAVAGATLMARDLNGETGDGDADGTDAAVDADGRRPATGAASGA
- a CDS encoding M14 family zinc carboxypeptidase, producing MARPRSVLITTTCAALGALVLTSLPASAAPPGPAGTPGPTTRPLREGGGPESAAARLPRALGAPDLTTAVRPGTGYPRRTPLTVPPVDPADRSLKLGLAPYHALAPRLNALQRLGDRVSVEVAGRSAGGHELYLVTVTAPESAGQTREQERMRERIENAPAAAAGDPRIKAAYKTPVFINNNIHGNEWEGTDAALKLIEELATATDRKTAGLLARTRVYLNVTANPDGRIAGTRANADGFDLNRDFVTASQPEARAIRRIAIDKQPAVMLDLHGYVNGTLIEPTTPPHGENYEYDLFLKNSYANALGMEKAVNGLGYTPAKDGVEPAVIPFRDMPEGWDDWPPIFTPQYMPFQGAVAAHTIEFPMAVNNEEYDTLPVPELRRRSAVNVAVAGAAMRAALGYTDAHRASVLADQIETFRRGAAGEPQRPVSEKTVPGVPGIGPEDVYTTSFPRAYVIPAGRSQRSAVAAARLVDHLLANDVRVGRAADGSYVVDLRQPKRGIANVILADGRDISADVSTMYDISGWSLGLLWGATVRKVERGPVPSVVRQVHAAAPTGSVAPYGDLLLRLDDPEELVAVNALLARGVAVRRTESGAAVVPGSARKAARELAGRYGVEFRATKERGSAPLLRTRVVASASAGELFALREMGFEVVPVSAERLNGGFRWAAGDVLYVSRGLDWAELSPAARAALRAGRAGVVAVGAEGAAFNAAAGLLRATAVAGGPDANGVVRVRAAGSPLTAGAPGHAFVYAPLWFTGLGAGVRTDLAYAPAAPLVSGHWRAGADGRGGPADAAGRAAVVSGRAGYGVPVVLIGTEPLFRDHPKGSFALVGRALLTR
- a CDS encoding organic hydroperoxide resistance protein — protein: MSIQHSDVLYTAVATAENGRDGRVATDDGQLDVVVNPPKAMGGSGAGTNPEQLFAAGYSACFQGALGVVARNENADVSGSTVTAEVGIGKNDEGFGIIVKISATLPNVDAETAKSLIEKAHQVCPYSKATRGNITVELAV